A genome region from Alistipes dispar includes the following:
- a CDS encoding P-loop NTPase family protein, with product MLKLIAIKPLDGCCASVCKCLIIGKIYYFCNDYYITEDGIELRDEYVKLFPKDFFSLGTKHTLQQINISAIVGMNGDGKSTLVELVMRLINNCAKHYRLTDRDNLLRIEGVKAELYYQIDEIVYCIRETKKDRYTSLLKYADMSNSAARQWDKLMIPVKGVIRRNELFYTIVSNYSLYAYNTKDFRAEWDNRVQSKEESKKCWLYYLFHKNDGYRTPITIHPYRYEGNIDINRETELTMQRLMALYIQEPNPNDNKGSFRRIGNKDAEFLKLTDVGYSKL from the coding sequence ATGTTGAAGTTAATAGCAATCAAACCTCTTGATGGATGCTGTGCATCTGTCTGTAAATGCTTAATTATAGGTAAGATATACTATTTCTGCAATGATTATTATATCACAGAAGATGGCATTGAGCTTCGAGATGAATATGTAAAATTATTTCCAAAAGATTTTTTCTCTTTAGGGACAAAACATACATTGCAGCAGATAAATATTTCCGCTATAGTGGGAATGAATGGTGATGGTAAGAGTACACTCGTTGAATTAGTAATGCGTTTGATTAACAACTGCGCAAAGCATTATCGGCTGACGGATCGAGATAACTTATTACGTATTGAAGGTGTAAAGGCTGAATTGTATTATCAAATTGATGAGATTGTTTATTGTATTAGGGAAACAAAGAAAGATCGCTATACAAGTCTGCTGAAATATGCAGATATGAGTAATTCAGCAGCTCGTCAATGGGACAAGCTAATGATCCCCGTAAAGGGTGTTATCCGAAGAAATGAGCTATTCTATACCATAGTGTCTAATTACTCTTTGTATGCATATAATACAAAAGATTTTAGGGCAGAATGGGATAATCGAGTACAATCAAAAGAGGAAAGTAAGAAATGCTGGTTATATTATTTATTTCATAAAAACGATGGCTATAGGACTCCTATAACTATTCATCCTTATAGATATGAAGGGAATATTGATATCAATCGGGAAACCGAATTGACAATGCAAAGATTGATGGCTTTATATATTCAAGAGCCTAATCCTAACGATAATAAAGGTTCTTTTAGAAGAATAGGAAATAAGGATGCAGAATTTCTGAAGTTGACTGATGTGGGATATTCGAAACTCTAA
- a CDS encoding HsdM family class I SAM-dependent methyltransferase — MMPFFALIMLEGRMRNEMADIEASESLTRENNLQEFIEAFRDRECGYNDYIVREGKTLSAICNNDKTFEQDFRSYLAGFDGTLKELLGIERGTDDSKYLNLDGMVAELRKKGILMQYITQWSQIDLSRYNNSEITTLEEHIKRKWADISAETAGEQYTPEDIISLIAEIVAAKIDISTDDFVHIYDPTCGGANLLFGVVDRLRDKAGYKYIAAHGCDWNDALYALAKIESLFRENTKIKYGNTLTSLPFKGKEFDVVIANPPYGIPWKGYEKEIRDDQTGQFPFLPSVSDGQMLFLQHNAWHLHEDKGIVVEVNNGSSLFSGDAGSGESNIRKYLFDNNWVEAIIQMPSDEFFNTGIVTYLWILNKNKPTERKDKVILINAADLWQPLKKNKGSKRKEMNPEHRAAIVRALVEFKDCDIAKVYDKWHFYFNKQSVVLTEIDSEGRHISQTLHTEGKPYNVKDISYCNLDGCWVWPRDIDAEEIQFRDSMLRNLGIKISTVLVCPDFIYWVDKENNEIMRTTYAGEHECLGNGAINVQLGYNKRREEHTISAKIVDCTTKDSEIIPFDPDPEVNEQGIGDFLQRYIYKPYTIGENVVGVEVNFNKEFYIPETVEPVDSILAEISDIDKVIANLEKELGL; from the coding sequence ATGATGCCATTCTTCGCTCTCATCATGCTCGAAGGGCGTATGCGAAATGAAATGGCAGATATTGAAGCCTCCGAGAGCCTGACCCGCGAGAACAACTTGCAGGAATTTATCGAGGCTTTCCGAGACCGGGAGTGTGGGTATAACGACTATATCGTGCGCGAAGGCAAAACCCTGTCGGCTATTTGCAATAACGACAAGACATTTGAGCAGGATTTCCGAAGCTATCTGGCAGGCTTTGACGGAACGCTCAAAGAACTGCTCGGCATCGAACGTGGTACGGACGACAGCAAATACCTCAATCTGGACGGCATGGTTGCCGAGTTGCGGAAGAAAGGCATTCTGATGCAATATATCACCCAATGGTCTCAAATAGACCTTTCTCGCTACAACAACTCGGAAATAACCACTCTCGAGGAGCATATCAAACGCAAATGGGCCGACATATCGGCAGAGACGGCCGGAGAGCAGTACACCCCGGAAGATATTATTTCATTGATTGCCGAAATCGTTGCGGCGAAGATCGACATCTCTACCGATGATTTTGTACATATATACGACCCGACGTGCGGTGGAGCCAACCTGCTGTTCGGTGTTGTGGACCGTTTGCGCGATAAGGCTGGCTACAAATATATAGCCGCTCACGGTTGCGACTGGAACGATGCGCTATACGCATTGGCGAAGATTGAATCGTTGTTCCGCGAGAATACCAAAATAAAATATGGCAATACCCTTACCTCATTGCCTTTCAAAGGCAAAGAGTTCGATGTTGTCATCGCCAATCCTCCCTACGGAATACCGTGGAAAGGTTATGAGAAAGAGATCCGCGACGACCAGACCGGGCAGTTCCCATTCTTGCCTTCCGTGAGCGACGGGCAAATGCTCTTCTTGCAGCACAACGCATGGCATCTGCACGAAGATAAAGGCATTGTCGTAGAAGTAAACAACGGCTCGTCGCTGTTCAGCGGTGATGCCGGCAGCGGCGAGAGCAATATCCGCAAATATCTTTTCGACAACAATTGGGTTGAGGCTATTATTCAGATGCCGTCCGACGAGTTCTTCAATACGGGCATCGTCACCTATTTGTGGATTCTCAACAAGAACAAACCGACCGAGCGTAAAGACAAGGTAATCCTTATCAATGCCGCCGATCTTTGGCAACCGTTGAAGAAAAACAAAGGTTCGAAACGTAAAGAGATGAACCCCGAGCATCGTGCAGCCATTGTCCGCGCACTGGTTGAATTCAAGGATTGCGACATTGCTAAAGTTTACGATAAATGGCATTTCTATTTCAACAAGCAGTCTGTCGTTCTTACCGAAATCGACAGCGAAGGACGCCATATCAGCCAGACCCTCCACACGGAAGGAAAGCCATACAATGTCAAGGATATTTCGTACTGCAATTTAGATGGGTGCTGGGTATGGCCTCGCGATATTGATGCCGAGGAGATACAATTCCGGGATTCCATGCTGCGAAATCTTGGAATAAAAATCTCGACAGTTCTTGTTTGTCCGGACTTTATCTATTGGGTGGATAAAGAAAACAACGAAATCATGCGCACTACCTACGCCGGAGAGCATGAGTGTCTGGGCAATGGTGCTATCAATGTACAGCTCGGCTATAATAAACGCCGGGAAGAGCATACCATTTCTGCCAAAATTGTCGATTGTACGACCAAGGACTCAGAGATTATTCCGTTCGATCCCGACCCCGAGGTCAATGAACAAGGCATCGGCGATTTTCTTCAACGCTATATCTACAAGCCTTATACGATTGGCGAGAATGTCGTGGGTGTCGAGGTGAACTTCAACAAGGAATTCTATATTCCCGAGACCGTTGAACCGGTGGATTCCATCCTTGCCGAAATTTCGGATATTGACAAGGTAATCGCAAATCTTGAGAAGGAACTTGGCTTATGA
- a CDS encoding helix-turn-helix domain-containing protein yields the protein MKLNRIKAVLAEKGSSQTWLVTQLNKSFSMVNAYACNRIQPNLETLQQIAVILQVDLKGLITDKEER from the coding sequence ATGAAATTAAATAGGATAAAAGCCGTTCTGGCAGAGAAAGGTAGCTCTCAGACATGGCTGGTAACGCAGCTTAACAAGAGCTTCAGCATGGTTAATGCCTACGCCTGCAATAGGATTCAGCCCAACCTGGAGACTCTTCAGCAAATAGCCGTCATCCTGCAAGTCGACTTGAAAGGCCTGATCACAGATAAAGAAGAACGATAG